Sequence from the Argopecten irradians isolate NY chromosome 12, Ai_NY, whole genome shotgun sequence genome:
GAGAGTTGCGTTTTTATCATTAACGTTTTATTCTCAAGATGTAAGTCCAGAGGCAAAACCGTAAAAGGGTGTTGAAACGAATATTGCTATTGTTCCTTGGAGTGGGAAAGTGGATTTTCACTTATATTCTGGTTAAATTTCACATCTTACATGCATTGTCAACCGTATACGATCCCATAGCGTGAGAACCCATGTACATAAAGATGTATTCATCAACCTAAATTTCATTTAAGGATAATGTTACCTATTAATCAGAAAATGATGTTAGTTAAAAGCACATTTGATGAGTTGATCAAATGTCATCAGCATATTAATAGTTCATCTAATTTTGCTTTGGTATACAAATAATAAGCTAATGGCCAAACGTTACTCGCTGACTGGATTCGTGGGTCCCTTCAGAGCTGTTTTCTTCGTGAGAACAATGTCTGTTCCCAGGCATGGCTTAATCTTACCAAATCACTATTTTTACAAACGTGTGGGAATTCCAATACCTATAAATATTACTCACTCAACCTGTCGtcatgtttaaatatatatggtCAATTAATCACGTGATATGTATATGTGATAATGGCGTCAAAATCCCCCAcgtttacacattaaaatgatCATCCTTATATGTCATTATATATCGACTGTACGACTATACGTATAGACCGATGTTACAACCTTGCCACTGTGCATTGTTCCAGTTATTTAATTAGCCAACGTAACATACATGGTCCGTCTTTGTTTATACCAATACTATAGGATAGAATTAAACACGTCCtgcattatatgtataattaatccTAAGTCAATGCATGGCTCTCTCAGTATTCCACTCGCCTCCATGTGATTAGcattataaaacaaaacttgtCAGATAATATTTGTATAGATCATTGTATTACGACAAATAGATTGAATCGTAATATCAAATGACCATCTTGCTTCGCGTGTATAGTTTGCataattcatgttttgtttcgtgagtacatataatattaaaaaaaatgaacaagtTACTCGGTTGTGtatatttgtaattgtaaagcGTCGGTATTATTCTTACCGTATAGATctatagtaaaaaaataaaattggccTGTATTGCGTGCTTCAAGTCAtttgtaaatctcaatatgGAACACTACAGTATATGTATTAATATTCTAGAATCAGACATGTTTTCGGACCAGTGCTTAGGAGATGTAGTCTATCTATATGAATGTATTGAACAAAGCCTTTCTCAAGGTGATCACAACTTAAGGAGTCTACATTAATTTGACCATATCTTGTACAGATTGAAATCAGAACAATGCATGACTTTGCAGCCAGTAAGAGAGTTCTCAGGTCATTCATCGCATCTTACATACATATGCGATATCTAATACGtgtagttattagataagggagataactcctatagctatgttatcaatacatcctaaggtcatatcattaatttagattatagaactttctagaatattatcatgtataaatataagtaGGAATCTAGAATggtctatttccagaaagttctgtgtgtttatttgttaacagttttttagttagatatttctagaagtagaaggttctccaatattcttgaattagggtttagctatatatactccagctgtccaaggctaatcagaactgtaatgagaacTGTAATCAGACATATCAAAAATCATACAGCGCCTTATTAGATTCttttgggagagctattgtgactttatctgtggattattccAACGcgttgtgtggatttattcatattgcctggaactttacaaattatcTTGGACATTAATTTTCCTGGTGAATTTGTGAATATTATTAATTCGGAaactggaaggatcaaggattataccaggacatttgcaaacagataagtaacactttaagtTCTTGTATTACTTTTGTACCACCACCAaatactttagatattgtaaactatctctgtataattttgtatataattaaattgtgttttgaatttagctgctggttctCATTTCTGTTACTCTTGCTTGTAACAGTCAAGATATGAGCGATGGCACATAGTGCCCTGCTGCTCGATCAGTGTACCTGCCAGTCAGATGATCATATCACAGCTACCCGGGCGAAGACCTATGGGTACCTTGCTGATCGTCGGTCAACAAGCTAGAGAAACAACCCGCAAGCTAGATACACAAACTTATTTTTCAATCTGAAAAGACAATATCTCGATTAGTGACGTAGTTTATAACATCGATATATTCCCCAAATATTGCATGATTCAAAACATAATTGTCCATGGGAGCAGTCATCTTGAATGATACAGTCCGAGAGAATTTTACCCATGTTATAGACACAACATACACTGTATCTTCCCATATGTTTCTGATTGAATTCATGAACTCGacatatacaataaataatttaatttcagttgGTTCATTCATGCATGATATATAATTGTGATAAGTCTTattgtgaaaatatattttgtcaaaggtatttcaataaatattgaaattaagcAGTGGAAAATCAACACAAGgaacagaaaattaaaattttcgaCGACACAGGAACGTATGGTTGGAATTGTTACAAACATTTGGCAATCATTTGCTTGTTTCTTTTAAAACCGAATGCTATATTTATTGATATCGGTACATTTTTACGTACATAATCGGTGACTAATTGACACCACCTCCACAAAGATGACATTTTTCGCCGATTTCATTCATACACGTTTCGCAATAGTCAGCTGAACATGTGGGgtttgtacatgtaactatttTGAGATGTGGCCCTTCGTTAGAGCCACAGTTTAGACAAGTTCGGGATTCTATCTTCTTTTTCCCGAATCTTCCGAACGGAGATTTCCCATCACTTTTCTTCGTCATTCTCCTTTCCTTCTTCATACTTCGGAGGTGCTGTTTAAGTTGTAGCTGGTGCGTCTTCCTGTCGTGCCGAATCTTCTTGTgtaggtacaccatcctctccTGCTCCTGTTCTGGGTAGTAGTAGGCACATATCTTCCTCCTCAGTCGGAGACTATAGGACTGGGTCAGCACCGCCAATACAGCCAGGGCGTACAGGGTGGCGTAAACGTAGAACAGGTCAAAGGTTGGTTCGCTGGGGTTAGGGAGACAACTGGTTACATTAAAGTCGGCATCGTACACATTATATAGATTGATACCCGTTATAAAGGAGCGCATCAGCTTGGCTATCTCACCTGTACCGGTAATCTCCAGTAGGATACTACTCTGTCCCGTTAGTTCGATGTTCACTTGACCGTAACGATGGATCAGATATACGCAGTAATAGAGAATATAGTCAAAGAAGACGATGAGCATAGCGAAGATCAAATGAAGAACTATCTGTATGATACCGACTGTACCTGTTCGAACTTCGGCCGGCGACATTTTGATCGATTTCGTGTCTGTGTACATGCGTTTTTCTCGCTTCCTCAGCGGCAGGATGAACGACTGACCATTTGTTTCTCGTTCTTGGTCGTACGCCTTGAAGGCCGATGTAATGTAGACGTTGTTGTACTCGTCACGTGAAAGATAAAACTTCAGATACACAAAGGACTGGATGAAAAGTAGTAACAAGGAAAGCGCAAGTAAATTGGTTACCAATGTTACCGCGAATTGCACCCAGTCAACGTTATAGTTCAGACTTGTTTCAACTTCGTCTATAAATTCTCCGACACTTTTGGTGGCATTTGCTATTCCAGACAGACCCAACTCACGTATAACATCAAAGGCGAACCAGCTCTCTATTTCCTGTACCCCCTTCTCTACTTCCTTGGCGATGGCGTTAGCTGCCGAGTCTAAGGCCTCTACTGGTGAGCAGGCCACGGAGCCAATGTTGACTACCTGACAGACCCCAGTCACATCAAGGATGTTACACACGTCAGATAGTCCTCTTTTGAATCTGTAAGACATACACCACAGAATACAGGGTAATAAACAAGGCACAATATCAGCAGGTATGAACATAAGAGAACGCAGCATGATAATAACTAACGAGTGACGCAAGATAAGCGACAGAAAAGCTAACAACATGATAATGACTAACGAGTGACGCTAGTTAAGCGACAGGAAAGCTAACAACATGCTAATGACTAACGGGTGACGCTAGTTAAGCGACAGAAAAGCTAACAACATAATGACTAACGAGTGACGCTAGTTAAGCGACAGGAAAGCTAACAACATGATAATGACTAATGACTAATGAGTGACGCTAGTTAAGCGACAGGAAAGCTAACAACATGATAATGACTAACGAGTGACGCTAGTTAAGCGACAGGAAAGCTAACAACATGATAATGACTAACGAGTGACGCTAGTTGAGCGACAGGAAAGCTAACAACATGCTAATGACTAACGAGTGACGCTAGTTAAGCGACAGGAAAGCTAACAACATGCTAATGACTAACGAGTGACGCTAGTTAAGCGACAGGAAAGCTAACAACATAATGACTAATGAGTGACGCTAGTTAAGCGACAGGAAAGCTAACATGATAATGACTAACGAGTGACGCTAGTTAAGCGACAGGAAAGCTAACAACATGATAATGACTAACGAGTGACGCTAGTTAAGCGACAGGAAAGCTAACAACATGATAATGACTAACGAGTGACGCTAGTTAAGCGACAGGAAAGCTAACAACATGATAATGACTAACGAGTGACGCTAGTTAAGCGACAGGAAAGCTAACAACATGATAATGACTAACGAGTGACGCTAGTTAAGCCACAGGAAAGCTAACATCATAATGACTAATGAGTGACGCTAGTTAGCGAGCTATAGATAATGACTAACGAGTGACGCTAGTTAAGCGACAGGAAAGCTAACAACATGCTAATGACTAACGAGTGACGCTAGTTAAGCGACAGGAAAGCTAACAACATGATAATGACTAACGAGTGACGCTAGTTAAGCGACAGGAAAGCTAACAACATAATGACTAATGAGTGACGCTAGTTAAGCGACAGGAAAGCTAACAACATAATGACTAACGAGTGACGCTAGTTAAGCGACAGGAAAGCTAACAACATGCTAATGACTAACGAGTGACGCTAGTTAAGCGACAGGAAAGCTAACAACATAATAACTAACGAGTGACGCTAGTTAAGCGACAGGAAAGCTAACAACATGTAAAATAGATTCAAAAGAAAAGACCTTTAGCTCAATATGTTCATGATAAACACAACAACTTTATTTGATACTCTTGAGATGTGACTGTTTGGGATATCCCCAGGACAGGTAATGTGTGAGTCACAGGCAGAAATAGGTCACAGTCTTTTGTATAAGGAGACAATTAAGATTGGTAAAACGTGACATCGATGATACTGGAGTGTTCAGTACAGGTAGGTTGATCTTTTAGCGGGTTAATGAGACATCGGATATGTACACGTAATGAAGATAATCATGACAAAACATGggttaaagttatatttcctGTCAATTTTACTGTAGCGATATgtcgcttaaacatttgatatttgaacatggacatgtaacttgatgatttataTCCTTAAacgcatatgtcggcctataggagagccgaaatctagggatcatatttTCCTGGTGTTGAATAAAGCGCTTtaaatcaccgccatgttcagtacatTCGTGTTTTTTCGGAATTCCGTATCACGTGACGGACGTGTTCATGatctgcacgtggtgatccaggtaactaacgtaagcgcacatgtgtttgtataCGTTTTCTCCTGGCTAATATCAGGAAATCGTGTTGGTaaatgtccacagagcgagtattaaaacatctaattcacacttTGTCGCAaatcaatattgtgtgtatcaaatatatgtattgtaatgtgcgagcctgttaaggtcgaccacatgttttgtttacgaaaaattgttgacattttgtcttggtttcacaactctcgtgttacttcgagattgtcgcgaagATGCTCGGAAGACTTCGGAATAATTCgacatctttcgagcctatttttttagtgtacacgttaaaaagattttttttaaattttataattaaaaaaaacttccaGGGCAgcaactttataaaatatggtaaaagtagaaagcttaaacctcggacagacggagaaaaatgtgtataacacttaaacagttttaacTATggcaaaaagagcgaaagtgatagaccatacagcTTTAACATAATATAGCTGGATAGACTTAGGATACCCTGATTGATACAATATATCGGGCGCATTAAGGGATATAAGAACTATTATGGGATGTCTGGATTAATATGATATATCAGGATTATCATGGGATATCTATGTTAGCATCAGATATCAGGAGTATTATAGGATGTCTGATTAACATAAGATATCAGGAGTATTATGGGATGTCTGATTTACATTAGATGTCATGAGTATTATGCGATATCTGaattaatatgatatattaGGAGTATTATGGGATATCTGGAACGTTATCAGATTTCATTAGTATTATGGGATCTATAGATTGACATGAGACATCAGGATTATTTTGAGACATCTGGATGTATATGAATCAAAATGTGATATGTGgattaaacacaaaataataagaTAGTAACGATCATATTGCAATGATATTGATATTCGTACTACAAGCTCGCGAaaaacagttaaaaaaaaaatatattttgtttgtttttagaaaatttgGATATATCTTTGATTGTATGGACGAAGACGTACCTATGATGTTCACCTTTCATTAACATAGCTAGGGTGAGGTGTTTGTGCTCCAACATGAACTCTTTCAGTTGTGCTGCTGTGTCCCGCCTCTTCCGCTTTAGTCCTAGAGAGTTTAGTGTGCTCACACATTTAGTCTTGGCGTTGCTAATTTCGGTAACACAAGATGTGTAGGCGTCGGAGAAAAGGCGTTTACATTCCTGAAATATATGGAATGGATATTTGTTAATCTGAAATACCCTGGTTCATGCAGCCTCGGCAATCCAGGTGCTGTGTATATCGTTTAATATCAAATGTACGACACCTAATGAATATCGACATAAAAACTAACAATATGTCGATAAAAGAAACAATTATACGAAGATTCCCTATCCTATACAACGATAATTTCCCGTGCTTCATCTACAGCTAATTCCTTAAAGTAGTCGTCAAAATCCTCAAAGAAAACAACATGCCATAATTTCTACTTATGTCGCCAGACCTGTGTGTAAAAGTACGACTTACCATGGAGGCAGCGTTCAGTGCTGCTCTCGCGTCTTGTGCTCCGCTGTCAATGGCATTGATTGCACTTGCAATCGGACCAAACGCACTTTCTATAGCATTACCGATAGCCCGTAGTCCCTTTGTGTTTTCCTCTATCTGGTCAGCGGCCTGGTTGATGGGTTCCTGTAGCTGGGTCTTTAAGGACTCGCTCTGGTTATAGATGACGCTCATGCTACACGCCATGGCTGTAGACACCTCCTTGGCGTTGTTGGATATGTTTTGGATTGGTCCGGATAGGAGGACGCTGATGACGATCGTTAGGAGTAGAGCTCGACCGCGAGCTGAGGCCAGACTGGGTAACATCAATAGACCGACACATCGGCAATGGACAGACAGGGCCAGACCCAGACACATGAAGAATGTAACACCAAGAGAAATGTACCCTGAAATATCTAGAGGGATTTTAAAACCGTAAGCCAGCAAGAGAAACAGTCCAGTACCAGACAATATCCCTATAATTATTCCGAACACAGATTTTTGCCACACAAACACATTTCTGTCTCTGGAAAAGAGCTGGTCAGCGAAGTTCTTGATTTGATGAAGACGTTTTTCTCTTGCTTCATCGGTTTTATCGTCACCATGGTCACTCAGATCATCGCCAAGGTCATCGAGGATATCATCATCGGTGTCGTCGTCATGGATACTGTATGAATCCTCTAGGTCTGTTTCAGTTCTGAAATCCCTCATCTTCATCACTGCTATGTCTGGTTCCTGTGTCGGTCTGTCCATTGCTGAGGTGTCCAGTAACTCTGGATTCCTACGGGACCTCGCCTTGGTGAGCCGACGAATGATATTGGTGGTGAAGGTTTCCACCTTCTGTACGTAGGATCCTGGGAACACCCCCGTTTCCTGGGTGTTGATGTTTGTCCCGATAACCCACCCATTACCAACATCTTTTACCTTCCGGAATTTGTCTCCGACTTGTATCCGTATCTCCTGGGGTCCCTCCGGCTCAAAATCGGCTATAGCTTCATACGACATTGTCCCTGATGTTTAGACTGTAATTATAAGGTAGGTTAAGTTTACATCAgcataatttcaatttaatttaattacacatttcaaattttatttaagaCCATCTTACATATGGATTCGTGTCAAGATGGATTCGGCAATCAATGTTAACAAGCGCTcgtcaaaataaaaattatgtttcTATACTGACAGGAAGTATTTACAACGTGAAGAGCTAATATGATAGATAACATCTTCAAATATTTGCAAGAATAAGCTTTTACAGCtcttaattttattttcctatCTTCTTACCAATCTAAGTTTGTTGTACCCATTGTTTACTAGGTATATATTAGTTTATATTCTCATTGCATATTTCGCTATTTTTGCGAGGACTACACACAATGTAGATGCTTTAGTTCGGATacttttcattatttatataacGTCAACGTAAAAATATCTAATACAGCTTTATGGAACTATTCATGATGGCGTTTCAGTGGTTAGGTATTGAGTTACGTTCTAGTTCACTGTATCActaagtacattgtatagtgtatttTACTATTCATGTTCATGTTTTGTCTAAATCAAATGTACTTAAAGACTTTTCATTCATATCTGAAActgaataaaatgtataaaataatttttcatccATATGTAAAACTGAATACAATGTACTTAATGACTTTTCATATGGATCATTGCATGTAACTCAACATgatttatgttaatattttgatacaaataacGAGTTATCGTTCTTGAACGAAATGTTTACACGGTTAATTAAATCTACCAACACGCTTATAAGTAGGCACGAATTTGCtgaaaggaggagtgtcaatttgggccctctggtggccatgaccgataagcatttttttgtttacagatactcggggtttaggacatcatgatatgacatattatTAAGGTCAGGTCAgagtcccttgtgagttatgggtggttaaacaggaggggcaattttctattttgtccggttttgttggaaccaaatgatatttttgaatatttttccaTGATTAATCATGCATtcatatgttgaaaataaaacagtttGGAAAATAAACCTTAGCATCAAAATATAAGTCACATTGAccttattttataaaatgtcaatGATGTAATAATAAAGTTCATATGGTGCCATAATATACCAgaaaaaagttatatatcatattaaattgaaatgagcagtatatttgcatattataaattTAGGCAAAATGGGAGATGGGGTTGGGGAGGGGGAGCACCAGGGGCGGAGGGGCACGCCGGTTTGCTGTACAAAATTCATGAAATGGGGCTTATAGGCAAAGTATGGGTTATCCTCAGGGAAATGTAATCCAATATTAAGAGTTGTGTAATGTATAAAAATTTGATGTCCAAAAGTGATTTAATGGAGAGAGGAATTTTACAAGGGGGGTCGATCTCTTCCAAAATGTGTATGATTTTCATCAATGAATTATTAAACGAAATAGAAAAATGTGGTAAAGGCACATTGATTGTTGATTTGAAAGTTAATATACCCACTCAAGCAGACGATTTGTGTCTTTTAAGTGCAAATTATCAAAGTTTGCAAAACATGGTTAACATATGTGAAAATTATTGTCGGAAGTGGCGGTTTACGTTCTCTTCAACTAAAAGTAATATCATGGTGTTTCCCAATAAACGTACAATATATCTAATATTTTACTTTACAATTGTGTTCCACCAGTAGTTACTGAAATCAAACACGTTGGTATATTGTTAGAACTAAAAGGGCATGTTGTAAGTTAAAAACTGGTATTATGTCACTTGTAAAGTCAGGTGCTCATCCTAATGCTCTTAACGCAGCTATTGCCAAATTGGCCAAATTTAAGATATATCCATCTGCTCTTTTCGGATGTGAGTTGTGGCTTCTTTTAAAATAACTCAGAGATAAATATGCTATAACGAGCGCAGAATTTTATTGTCAAATCTGTTTAAGGATTTAGGATGAGGACCAGGACTGACATGTGTGTATCAGTGCTCGATTGGGTTACCATAGAATCATATATTGACATCAGAAAATCATCGTTTGTAAGAAGAAGTATTGCCATGGATAGTGGAATCTTGATTCACCAATATTTTGTCACCAGATTTGTTACGTATTTTTTTAATGCAGaaaaacaacaaggtttcaTACCAGACATCATAAGTATATTACGAAAATACTCATTGTATGATTCTTTTACTAATTATATTAAATCTGGTACTTCTCCTAGTAAAAAACATTGGCAAaaacttgtttataaaaatgtttacaaatttgATGAAAGAACGTCTAGAACGTATGTCAAATGAAATAGATTTTATTAGATTCAAATGTATTCACCCTAAAAATAGTTTTCGGAAGTATATTTCAATTTCCTAACAAAAAGCACATTAATGTACACATTAACACACACATTGTTAAATTAAATAGgttacaattttttaaataacaagaggcccatggacaaaacaaaatagtCACAGTACATTGTAGTTGCTAACAATTAGAGCAAGGTAAAGttggacagttattcgttattcgttattcgaataacgaataactgtctaactttacCTCTGGCCGGGTAAAGTAAAGTTAGACACTTATTCGTTATTCAAGCGTCATCTGCTTTGACGGATGCAgccaaatttaaatatattgattttttgtgtttaattcAGTTGCGTTcacatttatttactttttaactCAAATGTataagaagaaaaatataaGAGTCAGACAGTTATATCATTGATTTGGATTGTAATACTAACTAGCGGAACGCGCCCCGAGCTTCGGGTCGGAAACTGGATCTCTGGGTCAAATAACACatcctatatacattatcagccgtatacggtcccaggcagtggtaAGACATgatcgtgcacgacttttggaGGTGGCTGCAAATTCAGTGCTGCCCAtagaacattccatagcaatcttaTTCAGATTGAAAGCGGAACGAGCCCTGAGCTCTAGGTAGTTAACTGGATCGTCGGGTCAAATAacacatcttatatacattatcagcaaTTAGTTATAAAGTCATACATTTCCTAAGATGAAgttgtaagtttctgaaatccTAGTATGTtgaaggcccaatatcaggtctttatGTATTAGGTTGTCAATTTAC
This genomic interval carries:
- the LOC138335890 gene encoding DC-STAMP domain-containing protein 2-like is translated as MSYEAIADFEPEGPQEIRIQVGDKFRKVKDVGNGWVIGTNINTQETGVFPGSYVQKVETFTTNIIRRLTKARSRRNPELLDTSAMDRPTQEPDIAVMKMRDFRTETDLEDSYSIHDDDTDDDILDDLGDDLSDHGDDKTDEAREKRLHQIKNFADQLFSRDRNVFVWQKSVFGIIIGILSGTGLFLLLAYGFKIPLDISGYISLGVTFFMCLGLALSVHCRCVGLLMLPSLASARGRALLLTIVISVLLSGPIQNISNNAKEVSTAMACSMSVIYNQSESLKTQLQEPINQAADQIEENTKGLRAIGNAIESAFGPIASAINAIDSGAQDARAALNAASMECKRLFSDAYTSCVTEISNAKTKCVSTLNSLGLKRKRRDTAAQLKEFMLEHKHLTLAMLMKGEHHRFKRGLSDVCNILDVTGVCQVVNIGSVACSPVEALDSAANAIAKEVEKGVQEIESWFAFDVIRELGLSGIANATKSVGEFIDEVETSLNYNVDWVQFAVTLVTNLLALSLLLLFIQSFVYLKFYLSRDEYNNVYITSAFKAYDQERETNGQSFILPLRKREKRMYTDTKSIKMSPAEVRTGTVGIIQIVLHLIFAMLIVFFDYILYYCVYLIHRYGQVNIELTGQSSILLEITGTGEIAKLMRSFITGINLYNVYDADFNVTSCLPNPSEPTFDLFYVYATLYALAVLAVLTQSYSLRLRRKICAYYYPEQEQERMVYLHKKIRHDRKTHQLQLKQHLRSMKKERRMTKKSDGKSPFGRFGKKKIESRTCLNCGSNEGPHLKIVTCTNPTCSADYCETCMNEIGEKCHLCGGGVN